From a region of the Corvus cornix cornix isolate S_Up_H32 chromosome 2, ASM73873v5, whole genome shotgun sequence genome:
- the ODF1 gene encoding outer dense fiber protein 1 has product MGHVYSCRALGNIDKNFWISWEVLGHSKTRQSTHCSQGVAMHSKSTAGYCASACDDGMGKGAAEESRAWQVPAWLICVHANLFILRTEDTMQNLRQMQRQMRLLDMRLHLLREKLCSCRLHRLAHHRCCLHLPDCRCLGRRALAARLDMERRMDRLRRISMMLNSCRSQSHLALVDVKGFDPSDVSVIVRDGRVTVSAEHKEEHNTALGKTCNYRKFMKEFSLPPGVDEDKVTYSVESNSLMKIEAAPKCCPHLCDF; this is encoded by the exons GATTTCCTGGGAGGTTTTGGGACACAGTAAGACAAGGCAAAGCACACACTGTTCCCAAGGCGTGGCAATGCACAGCAAGAGCACTGCTGGATACTGTGCTTCTGCCTGTGATGATGGAATGGGAAAGGGGGCAGcggaggagagcagagcttggCAAGTACCTGCTTGGTTGATTTGTGTCCACGCAAACCTATTTATCCTACGTACG GAAGACACCATGCAGAACCTGAGGCAGATGCAGCGGCAGATGAGGCTGCTGGACATGCGCCTGCATCTGCTCCGTGAGAAGCTGTGTTCATGCCGCCTGCACAGGCTGGCCCATCACCGCTGCTGCCTGCACCTGCCCGACTGCCGCTGCTTGGGGAGAAGGGCCCTCGCTGCAAGGCTGGATATGGAGCGACGAATGGACAG ACTGAGAAGAATTAGCATGATGTTGAACTCATGCCGTAGTCAAAGCCATTTGGCTTTGGTCGATGTGAAGGGTTTTGACCCCAGCGACGTCTCTGTGATTGTGAGAGACGGGAGGGTGACTGTGTCAGCGGAGCACAAGGAGGAGCACAACACCGCACTGGGAAAGACATGTAACTACAGAAAATTCATGAAGGAATTCAGCCTGCCGCCTGGGGTGGACGAGGACAAGGTGACCTACTCTGTGGAATCCAACAGCCTCATGAAGATTGAAGCGGCACCCAAGTGCTGCCCTCATCTCTGCGActtctga